A portion of the Diprion similis isolate iyDipSimi1 chromosome 4, iyDipSimi1.1, whole genome shotgun sequence genome contains these proteins:
- the LOC124406018 gene encoding probable ubiquitin carboxyl-terminal hydrolase FAF-X isoform X3, translating into MTIATRGQGVGVDPPESQQQTAQIHSPPGPQQLVDAMSGLQLTENVGQSEVSAETLNPADDSNERRSGEPDFPRSKLAMLDEKISSPRWVVPVLPEQELECLMQASIDLCRKKLDVQSEACQRFFREGLTISFTKILTDDAVNSWKLNIHNCINASCERLVELCVLKLDEDWFPLLDLLAMAFNPNNKFHTFNAARASETVPQGSNIPDEELYARPTSDPRSPRGWLVDLINRFGSLNGFEILLSRFQSGRNLTVPVIHALIKPFGQCYELLTVHTIIKYLMPIVEMVPVILDNLTDEELKKEAKNESKNDAISAIIKATKCLVSRVPQPDEMIKNLEILRLKMILRLLQISSFNGKMNALNEVNKVIASVSYYPHRNPGLDEEEWLTAERMAKWIKDNGVLEIVLRDSLHQPQYVEKLEKILRFIIKERALTVQDLDAVWAAQAGKHEAIVKNVHDLLAKLAWDFSADQLDHLFECFQSSWKTANKKQREKLLELIRRLAEDDKDGVMAHKVLTLFWNLAHSDEVPTEIMDQALNAHVKILDYSCSQERDAQKTIWLDKCVEELKSGDKWALPALKQIREICCLYEPDPNIGVSQRSQLVYYRQEVIERLQNQHSVVILVTNSLTNYMDKVRRMVKENPEIDAATFMPDRRYNHIVQVQERLNFLRFLLKDGQLWLCAEQAKQIWQCLAEQAVFVSDREACFKWFSKLMGEEPDLDPAINKDFFENNILQLDPALLTESGIKCYERFFKAVNSKEGKLKLKRRTFLMDDVDLIGTDYLWRVVTNSPDEIANRGIELLKEVNTNLGPRLQASVLAFHETYIAECLDRLKAHYDTVSVLSKVYLDSKEEREDQVANTIQIEAVKMCRVMMVLQEYLNECDAAFPGERKILPLHRAVRGKHLSLVIRFASPGRNVDDIDIFTHTKDTLASLRRQVLRRIKASGTNVKLDLFINGEPLEQADDRKLLCQLPLRDKMLLSAKLSQINSNIPSSPESSSDSSTSSPHHPYDGPNLEAENNLPGVVISQCPQHAAFFFQLSDLGCSLQYPQLRDGARNILALVPPDTLTVARLQWFFGRYRGSDDDASQSHHCNEENTNVDCLFFASSPSQVLYNMMVLYALLMPALDPMSDRAFEFQYNFIKSGEASVILDMLTKNKFLPNADESTKRAAYLTVLKLCKLLLTVVGNVMVRVIDEVVQQQSSNPENHENNDNHNNGVRGPIAVLKQALHSVPNQNTEHMLRSVAAKLAQHLADQMLSGGTESDRCRQLFVQALSWDLPDIATIRAIVRLAWASSTGNLTNVNASTEVLHAVHETCQKEQRIPDIEDELVCKEALEVLAIALVLNPSALENLTRHEMWQTFLIDLVLLSVSREVRVAAADQFLLISTWCSSGHQQLQFTITLLFSVLNTTVVEYAKQSQEYFQLLCRLLNYAHVAGCPLSTAETLLNNEIAWLKKVRDRVRETGESQTEEAVLEGHLGLAKELLSFLPPGKKYELGSDEKRGVNLIKELVEDFVFPASRLMLQLCGTGELCSPQTSPVCSSPLSTSAALDLLVGLCVGCVPNMKLLVTMLTDMFYSERDDPLVEWDYLPPVGPRPTKGFVGLKNAGATCYMNSVLQQLYMVESIRVGLLAAEGAATDINEDFSGEERAEGEQTVEANDNDTNEEKCGADESRKEYNVGILKHVQAIFGHLAYSKLQYYIPRGLWKHFKLQGEPVNLREQQDAVEFFMSLVESLDEALKALGHEQIMGKILGGSYSDQKICKGCPHRYSKEEPFSVISVDIRNHSNLLDSLEQYVKGELLEGADAYHCDKCNKKVVTVKRLCVKKLPPILAIQLKRFEYDFERVCAIKFNDYFEFPRDLDMEPYTVSGLAKLEGEVIDCDFEEANRGTCTKYQLSGIVVHSGQASGGHYYSYVLHRQNDGTAKWYKFDDGEVTECKMEEEEEMKTQCFGGDYMGEVFDHMLKRMSYRRQKRWWNAYMLFYTRLDVEENSLMKSVNELSLYTKLGVMKMPPAIEYSVRKQNIKFMHNRNQFSAEYFQFIRKLVSCNPHTVNRLNMDDRLSPESEELAMLSVQLASRFLFYTGFHTKKTLRGAATDWYDILCHHLRGSKAVRSWFAHNVLFNHPHRFCEYLLSCPSTEVRTAFLKILVFLAHFSLQDGPCVPPSLNAPTILLDPTATLSDHLLHAVLSLLHREVSDHGRYLPHYFSLFHMYASLGLAEKAQLLKLNVPVTFMLVAIDEGPGPTIKYQYPELTKLHQVVSMLLRCCDVSSRTQSSYTAAPLPNPYGEPSCQPDYLMPIQPQAAEILFVRTSYMKKLIEDANVTEDTVKLLQYCCWENPHLSRTVLSELLWQIGFAYTHELRHHTDLLLAMLLIEDSWQTHRVHNALKGVPEEREGLFETIQRSKNHYQKRAYQCIKCMVQLFSKCAPAHQLLHLHPELKRKWTLAIRWLQEELDKRPYTSNAQYAYNNWSPPAQSNESTNGYFLERSNSAKKTLEQAYELCPDDGQEVEDASEEATDDAERYAQQQQQQQQQQQQQQQQQQQYVQLSRLAQLSHDLQTPRNAVRRSRHYEHETERDLDDALRQCVLQRQQRQQQPPQQQQPQQQQQQQPPQQDQQQQLLQQQQQMQQQPQHDPQQLHPEPESSSPTHSLQSTVSNVRSASPVPQNGDPPQGSNQDP; encoded by the exons ATGACAATTGCCACAAGGGGACAGGGAGTTGGAGTAGATCCTCCCGAAAGCCAGCAGCAAACTGCTCAG ATCCATAGCCCACCAGGGCCTCAACAATTGGTCGACGCCATGTCTGGGCTTCAGTTGACAGAGAATGTCGGGCAGAGTGAAGTATCTGCCGAAACTCTCAACCCTGCAGATGACAGTAATGAAAGACGTAGCGGCGAGCCTGACTTTCCCCGTTCTAAGCTAGCAATgctagatgaaaaaatatctagcCCTCGTTGGGTGGTCCCCGTGTTACCTGAACAGGAATTAGAATGCCTGATGCAAGCCAGCATCGATTTATGCCGCAAAA aaCTAGATGTCCAAAGTGAAGCGTGCCAGCGCTTTTTTCGTGAAGGTTTGACAATATCATTCACCAAAATCTTGACTGACGATGCTGTGAATAGCTGGAAGCTGAATATACATAACTGTATAAATGCGAGCTGCGAACGCCTCGTGGAACTTTGTGTTCTCAAGCTGGACGAAGACTGGTTTCCTCTTCTTGACTTACTCGCAATGGCGTTTAATCCCAACAACAA atttcacaCATTCAATGCAGCCAGAGCTTCTGAGACTGTACCACAAGGTAGTAACATCCCAGATGAAGAACTATATGCTCGGCCTACATCTGACCCCAGAAGCCCTCGTGGTTGGCTTGTAGATCTTATAAACAG GTTTGGAAGCCTGAATggatttgaaatattactcTCGAGGTTTCAAAGTGGCCGGAATTTGACAGTACCTGTGATCCACGCTTTGATCAAACCTTTTGGACAATGTTACGAACTTTTGACAGTTCATACAATCATCAAGTACCTGATGCCCATAGTG GAAATGGTTCCAGTTATATTGGATAATTTAACAGACGAAGAGTTGAAAAAGGAAGCAAAGAATGAATCAAAAAATGATGCAATCTCGGCGATAATCAAGGCCACTAAGTGTTTGGTGTCACGTGTGCCTCAGCCAGATGAAATGataaagaatttagaaatattaaGGCTAAAGATGATACTGAGACTTCTGCAAATATCTTCCTTTAATGGGAAAATGAACGCTTTAAACGAGGTTAACAAAGTAATTGCCAGTGTAAGCTATTATCCCCATCGGAATCCAGGTCTTGATGAAGAAGAATGGCTCACAGCAGAGAGAATGGCG AAATGGATAAAAGACAACGGAGTGTTGGAAATTGTTCTGAGAGATTCTCTCCATCAACCTCAGTATGTAGAAAAACTGGAAAAGATTCTTCGATTTATCATCAAGGAGCGTGCATTGACTGTCCAAGACTTGGATGCAGTCTGGGCTGCTCAGGCTGGTAAGCACGAGGCCATAGTGAAAAATGTTCATGACTTACTTGCCAAACTGGCATGGGACTTTAGTGCTGATCAACTGGATCATTTATTCGAGTGTTTTCAG TCGAGCTGGAAGACCGCGAACAAGAAGCAACGGGAAAAGCTCTTAGAACTCATAAGACGACTTGCTGAAGATGACAAGGATGGCGTAATGGCACATAAG gtgCTCACTCTATTCTGGAATCTCGCGCACTCTGACGAGGTACCAACGGAAATAATGGACCAGGCGTTGAATGCTCATGTCAAGATATTGGATTATTCTTGCTCTCAAGAACGAGATGCCCAAAAAACAATATGGCTTGACAAGTGTGTTGAGGAGTTAAAGAGTGGGGACAAATGGGCTCTACCTGCTTTAAAACAGATACGTGAAATCTGTTGCCTCTACGAGCCCGACCCAAACATAGGCGTTAGTCAGCGTAGTCAGCTCGTGTATTATAG ACAAGAAGTTATAGAGCGTTTGCAAAATCAACACTCCGTTGTGATACTCGTTACAAATAGCTTAACGAATTACATGGACAAAGTTCGGCGCATGGTGAAGGAGAATCCAGAAATTGATGCTGCTACGTTTATGCCAGATCGTCGTTATAACCATATTGTTCAAGTCCAAGAAAGACTGAATTTTTTGAGGTTCTTACTTAAG GATGGCCAGTTATGGTTATGTGCGGAACAGGCTAAGCAAATATGGCAATGCTTGGCTGAGCAAGCAGTATTTGTTTCTGATCGAGAAGCCTGTTTCAAATGGTTTTCAAAGTTAATGGGTGAAGAACCTGATCTTGACCCAGCAATAAACAAagacttttttgaaaataatatacttCAGTTGGACCCTGCTCTCTTAACAGAGAGTGGAATAAAGTGTTATGAAAGGTTTTTTAAAGCTGTCAACTCTAAGGAGGGTAAATTGAAACTAAAAAGGCGGACATTTTTGATGGATGATGTTGATCTCATCGGCACCGATTATTTATGGCGG GTAGTTACAAACAGTCCCGATGAGATTGCAAATCGAGGGATTGAACTACTGAAGGAAGTAAACACGAATTTGGGGCCACGGTTGCAAGCTTCCGTTTTAGCATTTCACGAAACTTACATTGCCGAGTGTTTAGACAGGTTAAAGGCTCATTACGATACCGTTTCTGTATTAAGTAAGGTATACCTCGACAGTAAAGAAGAGCGGGAAGATCAAGTAGCTAACACGATACAAATTGAAGCGGTGAAAATGTGCCGGGTGATGATGGTACTCCAAGAGTATCTAAACGAATGTGATGCCGCCTTTCCAGGGGAGAGGAAAATTCTACCACTGCATCG AGCAGTTCGTGGGAAGCATTTATCTTTGGTAATTCGATTCGCTAGTCCTGGTCGTAATGTTGATGACATAGATATTTTTACACACACCAAAGATACACTTGCTTCCTTAAGGCGCCAAGTGCTACGAAGAATCAAAGCTAGTGGTACCAACGTTAAACTAGATTTGTTTATTAATGGAGAACCTCTTGAGCAAGCCGATGACAGGAAATTACTTTGTCAACTGCCGCTAAGAGACAAAATG TTGTTGTCAGCTAAATTGAGTCAGATCAATAGCAACATACCTAGTTCCCCTGAAAGTAGTTCTGATAGCTCAACCAGTTCACCTCATCATCCGTACGATGGGCCAAATTTGGAAGCAGAAAATAACCTACCTGGTGTG GTAATCTCGCAGTGCCCTCAACATGCtgcatttttcttccaactttCTGACCTTGGATGTAGCCTGCAATATCCCCAGCTTCGTGATGGTGCCCGTAATATTTTGGCACTGGTACCGCCTGACACATTAACAGTAGCTCGTCTTCAATGGTTTTTTGGCCGTTACAGAGGCTCTGACGATGATGCCTCCCAAAGTCACCACTGCAATGAAGAAAACACCAATGTTGACTGCCTATTTTTTGCTAGCAGTCCTAGCCAAGTCTTATACAATATGATG gtatTGTATGCGCTTCTGATGCCTGCACTAGACCCAATGTCGGATAGAGCTTTCGAATTTCAatacaatttcattaaaaGTGGAGAAGCCAGTGTCATTCTAGACATGCTCACCAAGAACAAATTTCTTCCAAATGCTGATGAGTCAACCAAACGAGCCGCGTATCTGACTGTTTTGAAATTGTGCAAATTATTACTGACTGTAGTCGGAAACGTGATGGTGCGTGTTATCGATGAAGTCGTGCAGCAACAATCATCTAATCCggaaaatcatgaaaataatgataatcataataatggCGTTCGTGGGCCAATAGCTGTGTTGAAACAGGCACTGCACAGtgttccaaatcaaaatacagaGCATATGTTACGAAGCGTTGCAGCGAAGCTCGCTCAGCATCTGGCTGACCAGATGTTATCAGGGGGAACTGAGTCTGATAGATGTCGGCAGCTTTTTGTTCAAGCATTATCTTGGGACCTACCAGACATTGCAACTATACGTGCAATTGTACGGTTGGCTTGGGCTTCATCTACCGGAAATTTGACCAACGTTAATGCCTCTACAGAGGTGTTACATGCAGTGCATGAGACCTGCCAGAAAGAGCAGAGAATACCAGACATTGAGGATGAACTGG TATGTAAGGAAGCACTGGAAGTACTGGCAATAGCGTTGGTGTTAAATCCCAGTGCACTCGAAAATCTCACAAGACATGAGATGTGGCAAACGTTCTTGATAGATCTTGTCCTGTTGAGTGTATCGCGGGAAGTGAGGGTAGCCGCTGCTGATCAATTTTTACTGATATCCACCTGGTGCAGCAGTGGTCACCAACAACTCCAATTTACCATCACTCTCCTCTTTAGTGTTCTCAATACAACGGTGGTAGAATATGCAAAACAAAGCCAAGAATACTTTCAG CTCCTCTGCAGATTGTTGAACTATGCTCATGTGGCAGGGTGTCCACTATCTACCGCAGAAACCCTGCTGAATAACGAAATTGCTTGGTTAAAGAAAGTAAGGGATAGAGTCAGGGAGACTGGAGAGAGTCAGACTGAAGAAGCTGTTCTTGAAGGTCATCTTGGCCTGGCCAAGGAATTGCTCTCTTTCTTACCGCCAGGTAAAAAGTACGAATTGGGCTCGGATGAAAAACGTGGCGTTAATCTAATAAAG GAGTTGGTGGAGGACTTTGTGTTTCCGGCTTCAAGGCTGATGCTTCAACTCTGTGGAACGGGTGAACTTTGTTCACCACAGACATCACCTGTGTGCTCAAGTCCACTGTCTACAAGTGCTGCGTTGGATTTGCTCGTCGGTCTCTGTGTAGGCTGTGTGCCAAACATGAAACTTCTAGTCACTATGCTTACAGACATGTTTTATTCGGAAAGAGACGACCCACTCGTTGAATGGGACTACCTGCCACCGGTAGGGCCGAGGCCCACTAAGGGGTTTGTAGGCTTGAAAAACGCTGGGGCTACATGCTACATGAATTCAGTGCTACAACAGCTGTACATGGTAGAAAGCATAAGGGTGGGTCTATTGGCGGCTGAAGGTGCTGCAACAGAcataaatgaagatttttctGGCGAAGAGAGGGCAGAGGGGGAACAAACTGTTGAGGCAAATGACAATGACACAAATGAGGAGAAATGCGGTGCAGATGAATCCAGGAAAGAGTATAACGTTGGCATCCTCAAACATGTCCAAGCAATATTTGGTCATCTGGCTTACAGCAAACTTCAGTACTATATACCCCGTGGCCTATGGAAGCATTTCAA ACTTCAGGGTGAGCCCGTCAATCTGAGGGAGCAGCAAGATGCAGTCGAGTTCTTTATGAGTTTGGTTGAGAGTTTGGACGAAGCACTTAAAGCACTCGGACACGAACAGATAATGGGCAAAATATTAGGTGGTTCGTACAGTGATCAGAAGATCTGCAAGGGTTGTCCCCACAG GTACTCAAAAGAGGAGCCGTTCAGTGTCATTAGCGTAGATATCAGAAATCATAGCAATTTGCTCGACTCTTTAGAACAGTATGTTAAAGGTGAGCTTCTTGAAGGAGCTGACGCATATCATTGCGACAAGTGCAACAAAAAG GTTGTAACTGTCAAACGGTTATGCGTGAAAAAGCTTCCACCAATATTGGCAATTCAATTGAAGAGATTCGAATATGACTTCGAAAGGGTTTGTGCGATCAAATTTAACGACTACTTTGAGTTCCCAAGAGATTTAGATATGGAACCATATACGGTTTCGGGACTTGCTAAGTTAGAAGGTGAGGTAATTGACTGTGATTTTGAGGAAGCAAATAGAGGAACTTGTACTAAGTATCAGTTGAGTGGAATAGTCGTTCACAGTGGGCAGGCAAGCGGTGGTCATTACTACTCATACGTATTACACAG GCAAAATGATGGGACTGCAAAATGGTACAAATTTGATGATGGTGAAGTAACTGAGTGCAAgatggaagaagaagaagagatgaAAACTCAGTGTTTTGGTGGTGATTACATGGGTGAAGTGTTTGACCATATGCTCAAACGAATGAGCTACAGAAGGCAAAAACGATGGTGGAACGCATATATGCTTTTTTACACAAGATTAgatgttgaagaaaattctctGATGAAAAGTGTCAACGAGTTGTCCCTCT aTACCAAGCTCGGTGTGATGAAGATGCCACCTGCGATTGAATACAGTGTGAGGAAGCAGAACATTAAATTTATGCACAATCGAAATCAATTTAGtgctgaatattttcaattcataagAAAGTTGGTATCCTGCAATCCACATACAGTAAACCGGCTGAATATGGATGACAGACTT AGCCCTGAATCAGAGGAACTTGCGATGCTATCTGTGCAGTTAGCGTcacgatttttgttttataccgGTTTTCACACGAAGAAAACTCTTAGAGGAGCTGCTACGGATTGGTATGACATTCTCTGTCATCATCTGCGTGGTAGTAAGGCAGTTCGTTCATGGTTCGCCCACAACGTCCTCTTCAACCACCCCCACag ATTCTGTGAATATCTACTAAGCTGCCCCAGTACTGAGGTACGAACAGCTTTCTTGAAGATATTGGTATTTCTCGCTCATTTCTCACTGCAGGACGGTCCCTGCGTGCCACCTAGTCTTAATGCTCCAA CGATATTGTTGGATCCTACGGCAACTCTCAGTGACCACCTCTTACATGCAGTTTTATCACTACTTCATCGAGAGGTCTCTGATCATGGTCGTTATCTACCCCATTATTTCTCTCTATTTCATATGTATGCAAGCCTCGGTCTTGCGGAAAAAGCACAGCTGCTCAAG CTAAATGTGCCAGTAACGTTCATGTTGGTGGCAATAGATGAGGGACCTGGACCTACAATAAAATATCAGTATCCCGAACTGACAAAGCTGCATCAAGTTGTAAGTATGTTACTGCGATGCTGTGATGTATCGTCTAGGACGCAGTCGAGTTATACTGCAGCTCCATTGCCAAATCCATATGGTGAGCCATCGTGCCAGCCGGACTACCTTATGCCAATACAGCCGCAGGCGGCTGAGATACTCTTCGTCAGAACAAG TTACATGAAGAAACTTATTGAGGATGCAAATGTTACTGAAGACACAGTAAAACTTCTGCAGTACTGTTGCTGGGAGAATCCACACCTTTCTAGGACTGTACTCAGCGAATTGTTATGGCAAATTGGCTTTGCCTACACTCACGAGTTGAGGCATCACACAGATCTTCTGCTAGCCATGTTACTTATTGAAGACTCGTGGCAGACTCATCGTGTTCACAATGCTTTGAAAG GAGTACctgaagagagagagggccTTTTCGAGACCATACAACGTAGCAAGAATCACTATCAAAAACGAGCTTATCAATGCATTAAATGTATGGTTCAGTTGTTCAGTAAATGCGCACCAGCACATCAGCTCTTACACCTCCATCCAGAATTGAAACGAAAGTGGACGCTTGCTATCAGATGGTTACAAGAAGAACTTGACAAG AGACCATATACATCAAATGCGCAGTATGCCTATAATAATTGGTCACCACCTGCACAGTCCAATGAATCGACGAATGGTTACTTTTTGGAGCGTAGCAATAGCGCTAAGAAGACACTTGAGCAAGCATACGAATTGTGCCCTGATGACGGACAAGAGGTTGAAGATGCCAGTGAAGAAGCCACCGATGATGCAGAAAGATAtgcacagcagcagcaacagcagcagcaacagcagcagcaacagcaacagcagcaacagcagtaCGTGCAGCTATCACGCCTGGCACAACTATCGCATGACTTGCAAACTCCAAGAAATGCCGTTAGAAGGAg CCGTCACTACGAACATGAAACTGAACGTGATCTGGATGATGCGTTGAGGCAATGTGTTCTGCAGCGACAACAGCGACAACAGCAGCCAccgcaacaacaacaaccacaacagcagcagcaacaacaaccaCCACAACAAGACCAGCAACAACAActactgcagcagcagcaacagatGCAGCAACAACCACAGCATGACCCTCAGCAACTCCATCCAGAACCAGAATCTTCATCACCAACTCATTCACTTCAAAGTACTGTATCGAATGTGAGGTCGGCGTCACCAGTCCCCCAGAACGGTGACCCTCCCCAAGGCTCAAACCAGGATCCATAA